From one Thalassospira lucentensis genomic stretch:
- a CDS encoding ureidoglycolate lyase, whose product MKLKVEPLTPASFAPFGEVISTATARDEYKINLGTTTRFHDISRVDVGDEGGAPIISIFRGTPRPMPIEIKMMERHPLGSQAFMPLSGQKFLIVVADGSDTPAPENLRAFISDGSQGVTYARNVWHHPLLVLEPESDFLIVDRSGPGNNLNEVDLPMVNGTTITLDWPQT is encoded by the coding sequence ATGAAACTGAAAGTCGAACCGCTGACACCAGCATCGTTTGCCCCGTTTGGTGAGGTGATATCAACCGCCACAGCGCGGGATGAATACAAGATCAATCTGGGCACAACGACGCGGTTTCACGATATATCACGCGTTGATGTCGGGGATGAAGGTGGTGCACCAATCATCAGCATTTTTCGCGGCACACCGCGCCCGATGCCGATTGAAATCAAAATGATGGAACGCCATCCGCTGGGCTCGCAGGCCTTTATGCCACTAAGCGGTCAGAAGTTCCTGATCGTTGTGGCAGACGGTTCAGACACCCCCGCCCCCGAAAATCTGCGTGCCTTTATCTCGGATGGATCGCAGGGAGTGACCTATGCCAGGAATGTCTGGCACCACCCGCTTCTCGTGCTTGAACCAGAAAGCGACTTTCTGATCGTGGATCGCAGCGGGCCGGGCAACAACCTGAACGAGGTCGACCTGCCGATGGTCAATGGCACCACCATCACACTTGACTGGCCGCAGACCTGA
- a CDS encoding HAD-IA family hydrolase — translation MINLVIFDCDGVLIDSEVLSFAVDVQILAGHGIALSSDDLARRFGGVSYAGMIARLNDEHATAIEAAHYQKECEDLLAHLFETDLRAISGIDTLLKSLSVPVCVASGSDLARLDMCLGITGLLDFFGARIFSVEEVDNGKPAPDIFLHAARECGANPESCLVIEDSPAGIIAAAAAGMRAVGFLGGGHRNPEDAEMLMQAGAEDVVGDASELHRYLANLGLANRP, via the coding sequence GTGATCAATCTGGTCATCTTTGATTGTGACGGTGTGCTGATCGATAGCGAAGTTCTGTCTTTTGCCGTCGATGTTCAGATACTTGCAGGTCACGGCATTGCATTGTCTTCGGATGATCTGGCACGCCGGTTTGGCGGTGTGTCCTATGCCGGGATGATCGCCCGTCTGAATGATGAACACGCGACTGCAATCGAAGCGGCGCATTATCAGAAAGAATGTGAAGATTTGCTCGCACATCTTTTTGAAACCGATCTTCGGGCAATCAGCGGTATCGACACCTTGTTGAAATCGTTGAGCGTGCCGGTTTGTGTCGCATCAGGCAGCGATTTGGCGCGGCTTGATATGTGTCTTGGGATTACGGGGCTGCTTGATTTCTTCGGGGCGCGGATTTTCTCGGTCGAGGAAGTGGACAATGGCAAACCTGCCCCGGATATCTTCCTGCATGCGGCGCGCGAATGCGGTGCAAATCCCGAAAGCTGCCTCGTGATCGAAGACAGTCCAGCCGGCATTATTGCCGCTGCGGCGGCCGGGATGCGGGCAGTCGGCTTTCTTGGTGGCGGTCATCGCAATCCGGAAGATGCCGAAATGTTGATGCAGGCCGGTGCCGAGGACGTCGTCGGCGATGCCAGCGAACTGCACCGGTATCTTGCAAATCTGGGATTGGCAAACCGACCCTGA
- a CDS encoding tetratricopeptide repeat protein — MFASSAEKPVDERYRAMIDFKALSRDEAGVEYAAGPSATVLGAVEESVALCQEKGGKGCKAVRVGLTWVDGLDSDAIKAVMETYRNTMLAEATQASNAGNIEAANWLAFHYAMRGENLAEAERLTKRALQVQPENPAILDTYGLVLYKQGKYQEAEEIFIAVNKAMPTAEHLAHFADNALAMGKTEMARAAYQRALGAQPSAVLSQEIQKRLLALDLGGGSATQ, encoded by the coding sequence ATGTTTGCCAGCTCGGCAGAAAAACCGGTCGATGAGCGTTATCGTGCGATGATTGATTTCAAGGCATTGTCGCGTGACGAGGCCGGGGTTGAATATGCCGCTGGACCGAGTGCCACCGTGCTGGGCGCGGTTGAAGAGTCCGTTGCCCTTTGTCAGGAAAAGGGTGGCAAGGGATGCAAGGCGGTTCGTGTCGGTCTGACATGGGTTGATGGTCTTGATAGCGATGCCATCAAGGCGGTGATGGAAACCTATCGTAACACCATGCTGGCAGAAGCAACCCAGGCATCGAATGCGGGGAATATTGAAGCTGCCAATTGGCTTGCATTCCACTATGCAATGCGAGGTGAAAATCTCGCCGAGGCAGAGCGCCTGACCAAACGCGCTTTGCAAGTTCAGCCTGAAAACCCAGCGATATTAGATACCTATGGACTAGTGCTTTACAAACAGGGCAAATATCAGGAAGCCGAAGAGATATTCATTGCGGTTAACAAAGCAATGCCGACGGCCGAACATCTTGCGCATTTTGCCGACAACGCCCTTGCAATGGGCAAGACCGAGATGGCACGTGCTGCCTATCAGCGTGCCCTTGGTGCGCAGCCAAGTGCGGTGCTGTCCCAGGAAATTCAGAAACGATTGCTCGCCCTTGATCTGGGGGGCGGTTCGGCAACGCAGTGA
- a CDS encoding DUF4153 domain-containing protein: MKKAHWLFPLSGAAYGFAFWYLIDYRWEDNYLLASLMTFIAGLAYCSWFAIGVRRLRVDLAVTLVLPLLAALQVLAFQHLVGFEYTDETAIFALLACQALWVGVAVGIWRIWGPLQTTVLPNYPDRAALVPEIWSIKLALAFGLVGVAVFWPVFYALCSLLILVGIDQIWELISEAYVALPLSGAAFATGILIAREKSGLLIPVRQVIGGMFRILYPIQASGLFLFLVAAALGGWEVLLDQDFGVWWTVMAAAAGLSYLLFGAVQAGEGTTLFGRIGDRVFRFTLWMAPIFALIAMATIYIRVREYGLTPSRVYAIWAAVFVLMATVWLSVAAFGRRQSTPVSLRRAFGHIAICGALTAFIMHLPFLDPVSISARNQQSRLSSMTDWDTADLAFIARNLGMPGEEALAELGSANPDVVPPLAELRSYFDPDGDRMKAGIDNIPVYPSQHQIPQEAVKTLLEGQLEYDRRFCRKAASGTGAPNQCALLMVDLDGDGMEEAAFFTTRDYVDVYRYGAQDNGWQVVASFFHDQSEIDHELMLRDLANGNFEIVSPRYSDLLIGGARWGQYR; the protein is encoded by the coding sequence ATGAAAAAGGCGCATTGGCTGTTCCCCTTGAGCGGCGCGGCATATGGCTTCGCATTCTGGTATCTGATCGATTATCGCTGGGAGGATAATTATCTTCTGGCGAGCCTGATGACGTTTATCGCCGGACTGGCTTATTGCAGCTGGTTTGCCATCGGGGTGCGTCGGCTGCGTGTTGATCTTGCCGTGACGCTCGTCCTGCCATTGCTTGCAGCCCTGCAGGTATTGGCGTTTCAGCATCTGGTCGGGTTCGAGTATACTGACGAAACCGCCATTTTCGCCCTGCTGGCCTGTCAGGCGCTTTGGGTCGGGGTCGCTGTTGGAATATGGCGCATTTGGGGGCCGTTGCAGACGACCGTTTTGCCAAACTATCCGGATCGGGCGGCACTTGTGCCGGAAATCTGGTCGATCAAGCTGGCATTGGCTTTCGGTTTGGTCGGGGTTGCCGTTTTCTGGCCGGTTTTCTATGCGCTATGTTCACTGTTGATTCTGGTTGGCATCGACCAGATCTGGGAACTGATTAGCGAGGCATATGTTGCCTTGCCGCTCTCGGGGGCGGCCTTTGCCACCGGTATTCTGATTGCCCGGGAAAAATCGGGGCTTCTGATCCCGGTCCGTCAGGTGATTGGCGGTATGTTCCGCATTCTGTATCCGATCCAGGCATCCGGGCTTTTCCTGTTTCTGGTTGCAGCCGCACTTGGCGGCTGGGAAGTTCTGCTGGATCAGGATTTTGGTGTCTGGTGGACCGTGATGGCTGCCGCAGCAGGGCTTAGCTATTTGCTTTTTGGTGCGGTTCAGGCAGGCGAAGGCACAACTCTGTTTGGCCGGATTGGTGATCGCGTCTTTCGCTTTACATTATGGATGGCGCCGATATTCGCCCTGATTGCGATGGCGACGATTTATATCCGGGTGCGTGAATATGGCCTGACCCCTTCGCGGGTTTATGCGATCTGGGCGGCGGTATTTGTCTTGATGGCGACGGTCTGGCTTTCGGTGGCGGCATTTGGCCGTCGTCAGTCAACCCCGGTCTCCCTGCGCAGGGCGTTTGGCCATATCGCGATTTGCGGGGCCTTGACGGCCTTTATCATGCATCTGCCCTTCCTTGATCCGGTCAGCATTTCGGCGCGCAATCAGCAAAGCCGTCTGTCATCTATGACAGACTGGGACACGGCTGATCTTGCTTTCATTGCCCGAAATCTTGGAATGCCGGGCGAGGAGGCACTTGCCGAACTTGGGAGCGCAAATCCCGACGTGGTGCCGCCACTTGCCGAACTACGCAGCTATTTCGATCCTGATGGTGATCGAATGAAGGCCGGAATTGACAATATTCCGGTCTACCCGTCGCAACACCAGATACCTCAGGAAGCGGTTAAGACCCTGCTGGAAGGCCAGCTTGAATATGATCGTCGTTTCTGTCGCAAGGCAGCTTCAGGTACAGGGGCCCCGAACCAGTGTGCACTGTTGATGGTTGACCTTGACGGGGATGGCATGGAAGAGGCGGCCTTTTTCACGACACGCGACTATGTTGATGTGTATCGCTATGGAGCCCAGGATAATGGTTGGCAGGTTGTAGCCAGTTTCTTCCATGACCAGAGTGAAATCGACCACGAGTTGATGTTGCGTGATCTTGCCAACGGAAATTTCGAGATCGTTTCGCCACGTTACTCCGACCTTCTGATCGGTGGGGCACGTTGGGGGCAATATCGTTAA
- a CDS encoding succinate dehydrogenase iron-sulfur subunit produces MVEFNLPANSVVKEGKSFSAPADAKNTRSFKIYRYDPDSGDNPRTDTYDIDLDKCGPMVLDALIKIKNEIDATLTFRRSCREGICGSCAMNIDGRNTLACLKPIEDIKGEVKIYPLPHMPVVKDLVPDLSQPYAQLASIEPWLKADSPTPPDGERLQSREERAKLDGLWECILCFSCSTACPSYWWNSDRYLGPAVLLQAYRWLADSRDEYTGERLDALEDPFRLYRCHTIMNCTNTCPKGLNPALAITEIKKMIAERRA; encoded by the coding sequence ATGGTAGAATTCAATCTTCCCGCCAATTCGGTCGTCAAAGAGGGCAAGTCGTTCTCTGCACCGGCTGACGCGAAAAACACCCGTAGCTTCAAGATCTATCGTTACGATCCTGACAGCGGCGATAACCCGCGTACCGATACTTACGATATTGACCTCGACAAGTGCGGTCCGATGGTTCTTGACGCACTGATCAAGATCAAGAACGAGATCGACGCGACCCTGACTTTCCGCCGTTCCTGCCGTGAAGGCATTTGCGGTTCGTGCGCGATGAATATCGACGGTCGCAATACGCTTGCGTGTCTGAAACCGATCGAGGACATCAAGGGCGAAGTCAAAATCTATCCGCTGCCGCATATGCCGGTGGTCAAGGATCTGGTGCCCGATCTGTCCCAGCCTTACGCACAGCTCGCCTCGATCGAGCCGTGGCTCAAGGCTGACAGCCCGACACCGCCGGATGGTGAACGTCTGCAGTCGCGTGAAGAACGCGCGAAGCTTGACGGTCTGTGGGAATGCATCCTGTGCTTCTCCTGCTCGACCGCGTGCCCGTCCTATTGGTGGAACTCCGACCGTTACCTCGGCCCGGCTGTTCTGCTGCAGGCTTATCGCTGGCTGGCTGACTCGCGTGACGAATATACCGGTGAACGTCTCGACGCGCTCGAAGATCCGTTCCGTCTGTATCGTTGCCACACGATCATGAACTGCACCAATACCTGCCCGAAAGGCCTGAACCCGGCATTGGCGATCACCGAAATCAAAAAGATGATCGCAGAACGCCGCGCCTGA
- the sdhA gene encoding succinate dehydrogenase flavoprotein subunit, whose amino-acid sequence MSESYKIIDHNYDVVVMGAGGAGLRATLGTVEAGLKTACITKVFPTRSHTVAAQGGIGASLGNMSEDHWQWHMYDTVKGSDWLGDQDAIEYMCRNAVPAVHELEHYGMPFSRTEDGKIYQRPFGGHTRDHGKAPVERACAAADRTGHAMLHTLYQQCLKHKAEFFVEYIALDLIMGEDGSCKGLVAWDLDTGELHRFNAKMVILASGGYGRAFFSCTSAHTCTGDGHGMVARAGLGLQDMEFVQFHPTGIYGSGCLITEGARGEGGYLTNSEGERFMERYAPTVKDLASRDVVSRGMAQEIRDGRGVGEHGEYIHLHLEHLGSEVLWERLPGITETAKIFAGVDATKEPIPVLPTVHYNMGGIPTNYKGEVLRPTPDNPNAIVPGLMAAGEAACVSVHGANRLGTNSLLDLVVFGRACGLHAAEVVDAKASYKELKTTDGDEAIARFDRLRWAKGSRPTAEIRLEMQRVMQGNCGVFRTSEILKEGVEKLSATAATLPDVAVSDRSLIWNSDLVETMELENLMVCAAATMNSAEARHESRGAHAHEDYPKRDDEVWMKHTIATVGWDKGYGVDLTYRPVNTFTLTDEVSYIEPKERVY is encoded by the coding sequence ATGAGCGAATCATATAAAATCATCGACCATAACTACGATGTCGTCGTTATGGGCGCAGGCGGCGCCGGTCTTCGTGCGACGCTTGGTACGGTCGAAGCCGGATTGAAAACCGCGTGTATCACCAAGGTCTTCCCGACCCGTTCGCACACCGTTGCGGCACAGGGTGGCATTGGTGCGTCGCTTGGCAACATGTCCGAGGATCACTGGCAGTGGCATATGTATGACACCGTCAAGGGGTCCGACTGGCTGGGTGATCAGGACGCGATCGAATATATGTGCCGTAACGCCGTTCCGGCGGTTCATGAACTTGAACATTACGGCATGCCGTTCTCGCGTACCGAAGATGGCAAAATCTATCAGCGTCCGTTCGGCGGTCACACCCGTGATCACGGTAAAGCCCCGGTCGAACGTGCCTGTGCTGCGGCTGACCGTACAGGTCACGCCATGCTGCATACGCTGTATCAGCAGTGCCTGAAACACAAAGCCGAATTCTTTGTCGAATATATTGCCCTTGATCTGATCATGGGTGAAGACGGTTCGTGCAAAGGTCTGGTTGCCTGGGATCTTGATACCGGCGAACTGCATCGCTTTAACGCCAAGATGGTCATTCTGGCATCTGGTGGTTACGGTCGCGCCTTCTTCAGCTGCACCTCGGCACATACCTGCACCGGTGATGGTCATGGTATGGTTGCACGTGCGGGCCTTGGTCTTCAGGACATGGAATTCGTTCAGTTCCACCCGACCGGCATTTACGGTTCGGGTTGCCTGATCACCGAAGGCGCACGCGGTGAGGGTGGTTACCTGACCAACTCCGAAGGCGAACGTTTCATGGAACGTTACGCCCCGACCGTTAAGGACCTTGCATCACGTGACGTCGTTTCGCGCGGTATGGCACAGGAAATCCGTGATGGTCGTGGTGTTGGTGAACACGGCGAATATATCCATCTGCACCTTGAACATCTTGGTTCGGAAGTGCTGTGGGAACGTCTGCCGGGTATTACCGAAACCGCAAAAATCTTTGCCGGTGTTGATGCGACCAAGGAACCGATTCCGGTCCTGCCGACGGTCCATTACAACATGGGCGGTATTCCAACCAACTATAAGGGAGAAGTCCTGCGTCCGACCCCGGATAACCCGAACGCAATCGTCCCGGGTCTGATGGCGGCTGGCGAAGCGGCCTGTGTATCGGTTCACGGTGCGAACCGTCTGGGCACCAACTCGCTGCTTGACCTTGTTGTGTTTGGTCGTGCCTGCGGTCTGCATGCAGCCGAAGTCGTCGATGCCAAGGCATCCTACAAGGAACTCAAAACCACTGACGGCGACGAGGCGATTGCCCGTTTCGACCGTCTGCGTTGGGCAAAGGGTTCCCGCCCGACTGCCGAAATCCGTCTGGAAATGCAGCGCGTCATGCAGGGCAACTGTGGTGTGTTCCGTACGTCCGAGATTCTCAAGGAAGGTGTCGAAAAACTTTCCGCGACCGCAGCAACGCTTCCCGATGTTGCCGTGTCGGACCGTTCGTTGATCTGGAACTCCGATCTCGTCGAAACGATGGAACTCGAAAACCTTATGGTCTGCGCCGCAGCAACCATGAATTCCGCCGAGGCCCGTCACGAATCACGCGGGGCACATGCCCACGAGGATTATCCGAAGCGTGATGACGAAGTCTGGATGAAGCACACGATCGCCACCGTCGGTTGGGACAAAGGGTATGGCGTTGATCTGACCTATCGTCCGGTCAATACCTTCACCCTTACCGATGAAGTGTCGTATATCGAGCCGAAAGAGCGCGTCTATTAA
- the sdhD gene encoding succinate dehydrogenase, hydrophobic membrane anchor protein, with protein MKMQSDLGRVRGLGSAKSGSSHWWTQRVTAVANLPLGIWFIISILSGHTADYDAVREWLSSYFHSTMMILMIISVSVHFTHGLQVVIEDYVHNRKAEIVSLFLIKAVAAFLSVAAIVSVLRIVFAGA; from the coding sequence ATGAAAATGCAATCCGATCTGGGTCGTGTACGCGGCCTCGGTTCTGCTAAAAGTGGCTCGTCGCACTGGTGGACCCAGCGCGTTACCGCTGTCGCAAACCTTCCGCTCGGCATCTGGTTCATCATATCGATCCTGTCTGGCCATACGGCCGACTATGATGCAGTCCGTGAATGGCTGAGCTCGTATTTCCATTCGACCATGATGATCCTGATGATCATCAGTGTTTCGGTGCACTTCACGCACGGCCTGCAGGTCGTGATCGAAGATTATGTGCACAACCGTAAAGCAGAAATCGTATCGCTGTTCCTGATCAAGGCTGTGGCCGCCTTCCTGTCGGTTGCCGCCATCGTGTCGGTCTTGCGTATCGTTTTTGCCGGAGCCTGA
- the sdhC gene encoding succinate dehydrogenase, cytochrome b556 subunit codes for MSKANRPLSPHLQVYRLPMAAKMSISFRAMGVGLAIGFVFLASWLIGAGAGRDAFNGYHAFFTSWFGLLLLFGWTAAFYYHACNGVRHLVWDTGRGLTNEGAAKGNPIVLGAAVVLTILTWIIGLA; via the coding sequence ATGAGCAAAGCCAATCGGCCGCTGTCTCCGCACTTGCAGGTGTACCGGCTTCCGATGGCAGCAAAGATGTCCATTTCGTTCCGTGCGATGGGTGTCGGCCTTGCCATTGGTTTCGTATTTCTGGCGTCCTGGCTGATTGGTGCCGGCGCTGGTCGTGACGCCTTTAACGGCTATCACGCATTTTTCACCTCGTGGTTTGGTCTGCTGCTGCTGTTCGGTTGGACGGCGGCTTTTTATTACCACGCTTGCAACGGTGTCCGGCACCTTGTCTGGGATACCGGTCGCGGCCTGACGAATGAGGGTGCCGCAAAAGGCAACCCGATCGTCCTTGGCGCGGCAGTCGTGCTGACCATTCTTACCTGGATTATCGGTCTGGCCTAA
- a CDS encoding MaoC family dehydratase, with translation MASKTNPGNYFEDFRIGQEIRHATPRTITSGDVALYTGLYGSRFAVQSSDEFARRIGFDGAPVDDLLAFHMVFGKTVPDVSLNAVANLGYAGGVFGAPVYPGDTVGTVSTVIGLKENSNGKTGVVYVNSVGRNQRGEMVLDYNRWVMVHKRDESAPTPETVLPELPGVVAPEALQIPKSLDLSAYDFELAGSPHCWDDYAIGEKIDHIDGMTIEEAEHQIATRLYQNTAKVHFDQVAAGAGRFGKRLIYGGHIISLARALSFNGLGNGFRIAAINAGAHANPAFAGDTVFAWTEVLDKFEIPGRRDLGALRLRLVAVRDGQASDFPLRDAEGKYDSGVLLDFDYTVLIPR, from the coding sequence ATGGCATCGAAAACAAATCCCGGAAATTACTTTGAGGATTTCCGTATTGGTCAGGAAATCCGCCACGCGACACCGCGCACGATTACGAGCGGCGATGTCGCCCTTTATACCGGGCTTTATGGTTCCCGTTTTGCGGTGCAGTCATCGGATGAATTTGCCCGCCGGATCGGGTTCGATGGCGCGCCGGTGGATGATCTTCTGGCATTTCACATGGTTTTTGGCAAAACCGTGCCGGATGTGTCGTTAAATGCGGTTGCCAATCTTGGTTATGCGGGCGGGGTATTTGGCGCGCCGGTCTATCCGGGGGATACGGTCGGCACGGTATCGACCGTGATCGGGCTCAAGGAAAACTCGAACGGCAAGACCGGGGTGGTTTACGTCAACTCCGTCGGTCGTAATCAGCGTGGCGAGATGGTGCTGGATTACAATCGCTGGGTCATGGTGCACAAACGTGATGAAAGCGCACCGACACCTGAAACTGTACTTCCTGAATTGCCGGGTGTTGTTGCGCCCGAGGCATTGCAAATCCCCAAAAGCCTCGATCTGTCGGCCTATGATTTTGAATTGGCTGGATCGCCCCATTGCTGGGATGACTATGCGATTGGCGAGAAAATCGATCACATTGATGGCATGACCATCGAGGAAGCCGAGCACCAGATCGCCACCCGGCTTTACCAGAACACGGCCAAGGTCCACTTTGATCAGGTCGCGGCAGGTGCCGGGCGGTTTGGCAAGCGGCTGATTTATGGCGGGCACATCATTTCACTGGCACGGGCATTGTCCTTTAACGGGCTTGGCAACGGTTTCCGAATTGCCGCGATTAATGCGGGTGCGCATGCCAATCCGGCCTTTGCCGGGGATACGGTGTTTGCCTGGACCGAGGTGCTCGACAAGTTTGAAATTCCGGGACGGCGTGACTTGGGGGCCCTTCGTTTGCGTCTTGTTGCGGTGCGGGATGGTCAGGCATCTGACTTTCCGTTACGTGACGCCGAAGGAAAATATGACTCCGGCGTTCTTCTGGACTTTGATTATACGGTTTTAATTCCCAGATAA
- a CDS encoding CoA ester lyase, with product MAATARPRRSVLYMPGSNARALEKGRSLPADGLILDLEDAVAPDAKDVARNQIVSALAEGGYGKREIQIRTNGLNTPWGYADIVAAAKTSADAILLPKVESADTVRQVATIMEAEGAHADMRIWCMMETPLAMLDAREIAGAHPRLGGFVMGTSDLAKDLNCAHTPDRLPMITSLGLCLLAARAYGLAILDGVHLDLSDDDGFAASCKQGREMGFDGKTLIHPKTISAANTAFAPAETEIAWARKIIAAHQEAAQEGKGVVVVDGKLIENLHVVSAKRLVAMADQIAEMDTA from the coding sequence ATGGCTGCAACCGCACGTCCACGTCGCAGTGTTCTTTATATGCCGGGCTCCAATGCCCGGGCGCTGGAAAAGGGACGCAGCCTGCCTGCTGATGGCCTGATCCTTGATCTTGAGGACGCAGTGGCCCCCGATGCAAAGGATGTGGCGCGCAATCAGATTGTTTCCGCGCTGGCGGAGGGCGGTTATGGCAAACGTGAAATCCAGATCAGGACCAACGGATTAAATACCCCGTGGGGATATGCCGATATCGTGGCTGCGGCCAAAACATCGGCTGATGCCATTCTGCTGCCCAAGGTCGAGAGTGCTGATACGGTCCGGCAGGTCGCGACCATCATGGAGGCCGAAGGCGCGCACGCAGATATGCGTATCTGGTGCATGATGGAAACGCCACTTGCGATGCTTGATGCCAGAGAAATTGCAGGTGCTCACCCGCGTCTTGGTGGTTTTGTGATGGGAACATCCGATCTGGCGAAGGATCTGAACTGTGCCCATACGCCTGATCGTTTGCCGATGATAACAAGCCTTGGTCTTTGTCTGCTGGCAGCACGTGCCTATGGCCTTGCGATTCTTGATGGCGTTCATCTTGATCTTTCGGATGATGATGGTTTTGCCGCGTCCTGTAAGCAGGGGCGCGAAATGGGATTTGATGGCAAAACACTGATCCATCCCAAAACCATTTCTGCTGCCAATACCGCATTTGCCCCCGCCGAAACCGAGATTGCCTGGGCACGCAAGATCATCGCAGCCCATCAGGAAGCAGCCCAAGAGGGCAAAGGCGTTGTCGTGGTGGATGGCAAGCTGATCGAGAATTTGCATGTGGTTTCGGCCAAACGTCTGGTCGCGATGGCCGATCAGATTGCGGAAATGGACACGGCTTAA
- a CDS encoding HlyD family secretion protein gives MKPTFANFLRVLVTLVLVLAASAGGYQLYDYYMNSPWTRDGRVSADVVAIAPDIAGLVSEVHVSDNQIVRAGDLLFSIDPARYQVAVDQAQAKLESAIAARDQAQREMKRYKGLDSDVVSRQKKEQVATNLATAQADMDLAKADLDLAVLNLSRTKVVAPVDGILTNFSLRRGNYVGAGQAIAALVDSQSFYVAGYFEETKLPRIAIGDQVEVRLMGEDDAIYGHVVSIAGGIQDSERSGAGGNLANVKPTFSWVRLAQRVPVRVSLDNVPENVRLVAGRSATVTVMGARGATFPNL, from the coding sequence ATGAAACCGACTTTTGCCAATTTTCTCCGTGTTTTGGTGACGCTTGTTCTTGTTCTGGCGGCATCGGCTGGCGGTTATCAGCTGTATGATTACTATATGAATTCCCCTTGGACGCGAGATGGCCGGGTTAGTGCCGATGTTGTTGCGATTGCACCGGATATCGCCGGGCTGGTCAGTGAGGTGCATGTTAGCGATAACCAGATTGTTCGCGCCGGGGATTTGCTGTTTTCCATTGATCCCGCCCGGTATCAGGTGGCCGTCGATCAGGCACAGGCGAAGCTTGAAAGTGCCATCGCCGCACGGGATCAGGCCCAGCGTGAAATGAAACGCTACAAGGGGCTGGATAGCGACGTTGTATCGCGCCAGAAAAAAGAACAGGTTGCAACTAACCTTGCCACTGCACAAGCAGATATGGATCTGGCCAAGGCCGATCTTGACCTTGCGGTTTTGAATTTGTCGCGGACCAAGGTTGTTGCCCCGGTGGATGGCATCCTGACAAATTTCTCGTTGCGTCGGGGAAACTATGTTGGTGCAGGGCAGGCGATTGCTGCTCTGGTCGATAGCCAGTCATTCTATGTCGCTGGTTATTTCGAGGAAACCAAACTGCCGCGTATCGCAATCGGTGATCAGGTCGAAGTCCGTCTGATGGGAGAAGATGACGCTATTTATGGTCATGTGGTCAGCATTGCGGGCGGTATTCAGGATAGTGAACGGTCGGGTGCAGGCGGAAACCTTGCAAATGTCAAACCGACCTTCAGCTGGGTCCGTCTGGCGCAGCGCGTACCTGTGCGCGTTTCGCTTGATAACGTCCCTGAAAATGTCCGGTTGGTTGCTGGGCGTAGTGCGACGGTGACGGTGATGGGGGCACGTGGTGCCACTTTCCCGAACCTTTGA
- a CDS encoding DUF1656 domain-containing protein yields MINPTVDIYGVFVPAFLLMALGAWFFLKVLHVGLARIGFYKITAHPALTDLALFVLILVALSALFVQ; encoded by the coding sequence ATGATCAATCCGACGGTCGATATTTATGGCGTGTTTGTACCCGCCTTTCTGCTCATGGCGCTTGGCGCCTGGTTCTTTCTGAAAGTGCTGCATGTTGGCCTTGCGCGGATCGGTTTTTACAAGATAACCGCGCATCCTGCTTTGACGGATCTGGCCCTGTTCGTGCTGATCCTGGTCGCGCTTTCGGCATTGTTTGTTCAATAG